Genomic DNA from Flavobacterium sp. N502540:
CTACCTGTTGCGATTTAAGATCATAACCTTTTTGTAAGTTTTCGATCTTTGAAAGCTGGTTAGACACTTCTAAATAAGCATTCAAAATGGTACGATCGTAATTGTACAAAGCCTGAAGCTGTCTTGCATTTGCGCTAGCGAATTCTGCTTTAATCGCATTTCTGTTGATCAGCGGTGCAGCCAGATCTCCGGCTAATGAATACAAAAGTGACTCCGGAAATGTTAACAAATAGGAAGGTTTAAATGCCTGTACTCCTATCGCCGCCGAAATGTTCAATGAAGGATAAAATTCGGCACGTGCCACTTTTACATCTAATTTTGATGCGACTAATTCTAATTCGGCCTGTTTCACATCGGGACGATTGGCCAGTAATTGAGATGGAATTCCGGAACTCACTACAGTCGGTAATAAGCTCAGGAAGTTGTTTGCATTGGTTCTTTTAATTTCCTGTGGATATCTTCCCAATAAAAAGTTGATTTTATTCTCCGTTTCTTTTATTTGCTGAAGAATTCCAAATTCCAGACTTTTTGAAGTTAAAACTTCTGCTTCAAACTTCTTCACGCCCAGTTCGGTCGCTCTTGCCGCCTGCTTCTGAATTTTTACAATTTCCAAAGCATTCGTCTGCAATTTGATGGTTTGTTTTACAATGTCCAATTGGGTATCCAAAGCCAGTAACTCATAATAAGAATCAGCTACTTCGGCAATAAGATTCGTAATTACAAAGTTCTTGCCTTCAACCGTTGCTAAATATCGGTTTAAAGCTGCTTTTTTAGAATTGCGCAGTTTTTTCCAGATATCTACTTCCCAGTTTGCATATGCCGAAATAGTAAAATCTCCCAGTGGATCTGGGGTCTTTACACCTGGTTTGATATCTGTATTGGCATCACCCGCACCCTGACTGGTGTAGCGGCCCACTTTCTCTACTCCAGCTCCGGCACGAACACCAACAGTTGGCAATAGAAGTCCTTTTTTTACACGAATGTCATTTTTTGCAATCTCAATTTCCTGCAAAGTAATGTTTAATTCCTGATTGTTCTTAAGCGCAACATCAATTAGCTCTACCAGATTCTGATCTTTAAAATAATCTTTCCACGCTAATGTTGCTGTATTGTTGTTAGCATCCTGAATCTGAGCTGTTGTACCAAACGACTCAGGAACTGGTGTGCTTGTTGTTGTAGTCTCAGGAGCAGGGGCTTTACACCCTGCAACCATGAGACATGCACTCAATGCAATACTATATTGATATGATTTGAATTTATACATGATTGTTATCAATTTCTTCTGTTAATGGATTCTCTTCTTCATGTTTCACTAATTTGTATCTCTCTGCTATTTTTCCAAAGATGTAATACAAACCAGGAATCAAAAACACCCCACAAATCGTTCCGATAAGCATACCTCCTGCCGCAGCAGTACCAATCGTACGGTTACCAATTTTTCCGGGACCGGTAGCAAATGCAAGCGGTAATAAACCTGCGATAAAAGCAAACGAAGTCATCAGGATTGGACGGAACCTTGCTTTGGCTCCTTCCATTGCTGCTTCCAGAACTGATTTACCTGCAGCATGTCGCTGGATTGCAAACTCTACAATCAACACGGCATTTTTACCCAATAAACCAATAAGCATCACCATCGCTACCTGCGCATAAATGTTGTTCTCTAATCCTGTTAATTTCAGTAAAAAGAAAGCTCCAAAAATACCTGCCGGTAAAGAAAGAATTACAGATAATGGTAAAATAAAACTCTCGTATTGAGCTGCCAGTACCAGATATACGAATCCTAAACAGATCAGGAATACCCAGATTGCCTGATTCCCCTGTGCCACCTCATCGGCAGAAATACCTGCCCAGTCGATGTCGTATCCTCTAGGCAATTTTTTAGCAGCAACTTCCTGAATAACTTTAATCGCCGTACCGGAACTATATCCCGCTGCAGCAGATCCACTAATTTGTGTGGAAGTGTACATATTATGTCTTGTGATTTCAGAAAGTCCGTATACTTTTTCCAATCTCATAAAAGCGGAGTAAGGTACCATTTCATCACGGTTGTTTTTCACATACAATTTTAAGATATCATCGGGCTGCGCACGATATTCCGGAGAAGCCTGAACAATTACTTTATAATTAATTCCGAATTTAATAAAACTGATTTCGTAGTTACTTCCCACAAGAGTTGACAAGGTATTCATGGCATTTTCGATAGAAACTCCTTTTTGTTGTGCAAGATCATTGTCGACTTTCATCATGTATTGAGGAAAACTCGAACTATAGAAACTAAACACGTTAGACAATTCAGGATGTCTGTTCAATTCAGCAACAAAGTCATTATTTACCTTTTCCATTTTTTTGTAATCTCCGGAACCTGTTTTATCCAATAAACGAAGTTCAAATCCTCCGGCAGCACCATATCCAGGTACAGCAGGCGGTTGGAAAAACTCGATATTAGCTCCTGCAATATCTTTACATTTTTCCTCCATTTCATGCATGATCTCCAAAACAGATTCTTTTCGGTCGCTCCAATCCTTAAGGTTAACCAAACAAGTCCCTGAGTTTGCTCCTGTACCTTCAGAAAGAATTTCGTAACCTGCCAATGAAGAAACTGATTTTACTCCGTCTATATCTTCAGCAATTTTCTGAACTCGCTCTGCAATATTGTTGGTTCTTTCTAATGAAGAACCAGGAGGTGTCTGAATTACAGCATAGAACATTCCCTGATCCTCATTTGGAATAAATCCGGAAGGAACTGTACTGCTCACTAACCATGTTCCGGCACAAAATCCTAACAAAGCAATTATAGTAACGGCTCTTCTGCTTACGATCTTACCTAATACATTTTGATATTTCCCCTGAGCCAGATTAAACTTATTATTAAAACCATCTATAAAAACATTAACTGGTGTTTTCTTTTTAGGCAGAGCATGATTATTTTTTAACATCATGGCACAAAGTGCTGGTGTCAGGGTTAAAGCCACAATACCCGAAAGTATAATCGCCGTTGCCATAGTAACCGAGAACTGTCTGTAAAATACCCCAACCGGACCGGACATGAATGCCACCGGAATAAATACCGCCGCCATCAGGAATGTAATCGCTATAATTGCCCCTGCAATCTCATGCATCGCTTTTTTAGTTGCTTTAAGGGGCGACAGATGTTCTTCTTCCATTTTGGCGTGAACTGCCTCGATCACAACGATCGCATCATCGACGACGACTCCAATTGCTAATACTAAAGCAAACAAAGTAATTAAGTTCAATGAAATATCTAAGAAAGTCATGAATACAAAGGTTCCAATCAACGATACCGGTACTGCAATTGCCGGAATAACAGTCGAACGCCAGTCTCCCAAGAAAAGAAATACCACTAAACCTACCAAAATAAAAGCTTCTACCAGCGTGTGTATTACTTTTTCGATAGAGGCATCCAAAAATTTAGAAACGTCGTATGAAATTTCATAATCCATTCCTTTTGGGAATTTTTGCTTAATTTTTTCCAATTTCGCTTTTACCTCCTCAATAACCTGATTAGCATTACTTCCAAAAGACTGTTTCAATACAATAGCTGCAGAAGGCTTACCATTTAAGTTCGAGTAAATGTCATACATCGAACTTCCGAATTCAATATTGGCAATATCTTTCAAACGTAAAAGTTCTCCGTTAGCATTAGATTTTACCACAATATTTCCATATTGCTCTTTTGTGGTAAAACGTCCGGAATATTTCAATACATATTCAAATGCCTGAGAACGTTTACCTGAACTTTCTCCTGTTTTACCAGGAGAAGCCTCCAAACTTTGACTTGACAATGCTTCCA
This window encodes:
- a CDS encoding TolC family protein, with product MYKFKSYQYSIALSACLMVAGCKAPAPETTTTSTPVPESFGTTAQIQDANNNTATLAWKDYFKDQNLVELIDVALKNNQELNITLQEIEIAKNDIRVKKGLLLPTVGVRAGAGVEKVGRYTSQGAGDANTDIKPGVKTPDPLGDFTISAYANWEVDIWKKLRNSKKAALNRYLATVEGKNFVITNLIAEVADSYYELLALDTQLDIVKQTIKLQTNALEIVKIQKQAARATELGVKKFEAEVLTSKSLEFGILQQIKETENKINFLLGRYPQEIKRTNANNFLSLLPTVVSSGIPSQLLANRPDVKQAELELVASKLDVKVARAEFYPSLNISAAIGVQAFKPSYLLTFPESLLYSLAGDLAAPLINRNAIKAEFASANARQLQALYNYDRTILNAYLEVSNQLSKIENLQKGYDLKSQQVDALNTSIDVSNDLFKSARVDYFEVLMTQRDALEAKLELVDTKKEQLNAAVHVYRDLGGGWK
- a CDS encoding efflux RND transporter permease subunit, with the translated sequence MFNKFIQRPVLSIVISLIIVFLGVLSVLNLPITQFPTISPPMVNVTADYPGSNGELMIKAVIIPLERALNGVPGMKYMSSDAGNDGEATIKVVFNLGTDPNQAAINVQNRVASVTNKLPPLVIREGIKITREVPSMLMYVNLYSTDKNTDMKFLYNYADINVLSELKRVNGIGSGDILGTREYAMRIWLKPDRMLAYKISADEVMEALSSQSLEASPGKTGESSGKRSQAFEYVLKYSGRFTTKEQYGNIVVKSNANGELLRLKDIANIEFGSSMYDIYSNLNGKPSAAIVLKQSFGSNANQVIEEVKAKLEKIKQKFPKGMDYEISYDVSKFLDASIEKVIHTLVEAFILVGLVVFLFLGDWRSTVIPAIAVPVSLIGTFVFMTFLDISLNLITLFALVLAIGVVVDDAIVVIEAVHAKMEEEHLSPLKATKKAMHEIAGAIIAITFLMAAVFIPVAFMSGPVGVFYRQFSVTMATAIILSGIVALTLTPALCAMMLKNNHALPKKKTPVNVFIDGFNNKFNLAQGKYQNVLGKIVSRRAVTIIALLGFCAGTWLVSSTVPSGFIPNEDQGMFYAVIQTPPGSSLERTNNIAERVQKIAEDIDGVKSVSSLAGYEILSEGTGANSGTCLVNLKDWSDRKESVLEIMHEMEEKCKDIAGANIEFFQPPAVPGYGAAGGFELRLLDKTGSGDYKKMEKVNNDFVAELNRHPELSNVFSFYSSSFPQYMMKVDNDLAQQKGVSIENAMNTLSTLVGSNYEISFIKFGINYKVIVQASPEYRAQPDDILKLYVKNNRDEMVPYSAFMRLEKVYGLSEITRHNMYTSTQISGSAAAGYSSGTAIKVIQEVAAKKLPRGYDIDWAGISADEVAQGNQAIWVFLICLGFVYLVLAAQYESFILPLSVILSLPAGIFGAFFLLKLTGLENNIYAQVAMVMLIGLLGKNAVLIVEFAIQRHAAGKSVLEAAMEGAKARFRPILMTSFAFIAGLLPLAFATGPGKIGNRTIGTAAAGGMLIGTICGVFLIPGLYYIFGKIAERYKLVKHEEENPLTEEIDNNHV